One Eurosta solidaginis isolate ZX-2024a chromosome 5, ASM4086904v1, whole genome shotgun sequence DNA segment encodes these proteins:
- the LOC137253648 gene encoding uncharacterized protein isoform X2 — MKKQILIFSILFAISITPQGQPIGSGDADVTQRYNDLPGFKENVLPYYGGLRGQSLQLIRTNDGTDNMFIIAPGKLPALLSNNKPAHTRKSSISITTDDIESLKKPSPTISFEQDFNRIQIAAARLVAIQEIAKRKGFFSSEDNRIYAESLLELGEAAQNLANLQKTGKIKDFSLLLKPDIQMPTRQPLVIAESTPGVENSVSEQKVEEMTEQQLNEEDILPPNTEDPYEDVSDTVAITAPKKDASVAEAKPVGLSIAGEGGVASSKPNAIALSGRNGLAVSAPKATAIAGVSAEEAAAFSVSIPNRNNLVIKAGNRISQRPVYDDYSEDYSDLPPIRSMFTRDVSVSHDSTTPVVSRKNKNNITKVKNTSSGADESFLDKWKTMIAEDYAASGRSAPLRNKQSVRDMINISQSSTITKV, encoded by the exons atgaagaaacaAATT cttatattttcaatattatttgcAATATCTATTACACCTCAGGGGCAACCAATCGGTTCTGGCGATGCAGATGTTAC CCAGAGGTACAATGACCTGCCAGGTTTCAAAGAAAATGTATTACCCTACTACGGCGGTCTACGGGGTCAATCGTTGCAGCTAATTCGTACAAATGATGGGACCGATAATATGTTTATCATAGCACCTGGAAAGCTGCCTGCCCTACTATCTAACAATAAGCCGGCTCATACCAGGAAAAGTAGTATTTCCATAACTACAGATGATATCGAATCTCTGAAAAAACCATCTCCGACGATCAGCTTTGAGCAAGACTTCAATCGAATACAAATAGCAGCAGCTCGCTTGGTAGCTATTCAAGAGATTGCAAAGAGAAAAGGTTTCTTTAGTTCTGAAGATAATAGGATTTACGCAGAGAGTTTGCTTGAATTGGGTGAGGCAGCTCAGAACTTGGCTAATTTAcaaaaaactggaaaaattaaGGATTTCAGTCTACTACTAAAGCCCGATATCCAAATGCCTACAAGGCAACCTTTGGTTATAGCTGAATCGACACCGGGAGTCGAAAATTCTGTGAGCGAACAAAAAGTTGAAGAAATGACTGAGCAGCAGCTTAATGAAGAAGATATTTTGCCCCCAAACACTGAGGATCCATACGAAGATGTAAGCGACACAGTAGCTATAACAGCACCTAAAAAAGATGCTTCTGTTGCTGAAGCTAAGCCCGTag GACTCTCAATTGCTGGAGAAGGTGGTGTTGCTTCATCAAAACCGAATGCGATTGCACTTTCCGGACGTAATGGGTTGGCCGTTTCAGCTCCAAAAGCTACCGCTATAGCCGGTGTATCGGCAGAAGAAGCCGCAGCTTTTAGTGTATCAATACCCAACAGAAATAATCTTGTAATTAAGGCCGGTAATCGTATATCCCAGCGTCCTGTGTACGATGATTACAGTGAAGATTACAGTGACCTTCCGCCAATCCGTTCAATGTTCACACGGGATGTATCCGTTTCCCATGACTCAACTACTCCTGTCGTAagcagaaaaaacaaaaataacattaCAAAGGTAAAAAACACTAGCTCAGGGGCTGATGAATCATTTCTAGATAAATGGAAGACTATGATAGCAGAAGATTATGCAGCATCGGGACGCAGCGCTCCACTCAGAAATAAACAGTCAGTCAGAGACATGATCAACATATCGCAATCTTCTACAATAACAAAagtttaa
- the LOC137253648 gene encoding uncharacterized protein isoform X3 — MQMLRKPSMNNPTHSSNNFNSRPGALSIQNVVSTIARPNDPKNTTAANAIKTAFQNIFKFPFRQDNKPDGSSNVSGQMPQTVPYITTQTYRPVQPFYEVIGDQPPQKVSDYQWEDETSNSASEADETDNSTVHMEKQIFGHRHTAEQQTQMEAAKQGGIIIQRLKVRKGGIAIAGPGGVATAGSGGTAIVGPGGYALTHPRSLTIAGPGAKIIAIPSNVDLKDALQRTNPSDQSIPREAESRTSMTNLSDNEIAIPQNNGKKQNKRKMLKERSKTTPFIKLPSRRTVDAPSIQSGDFKSDTHLLKAMQQINPEFVIEDILPGSGQHILGTLRLKSKPHEQER; from the exons ATGCAGATGTTAC GCAAACCTTCAATGAATAATCCAACACATAGTTCGAATAACTTCAATTCCCGTCCAGGAGCTTTGAGCATTCAAAATGTTGTGTCTACCATCGCACGACCGAACGACCCAAAAAATACCACTGCCGCCAATGCCATAAAAACAGCTTTtcaaaatatattcaaatttccTTTCCGTCAAGACAACAAGCCAGATGGTTCATCCAACGTTTCTGGTCAAATGCCTCAAACGGTTCCCTATATTACAACACAAACATATCGGCCGGTGCAACCTTTTTACGAAGTTATCGGTGATCAACCTCCACAGAAAGTGAGTGATTATCAATGGGAGGATGAGACAAGTAACAGCGCTTCCGAGGCTGATGAAACGGATAACTCCACTGTGCACATGGAGAAACAAATATTCGGACACCGCCATACTGCGGAACAACAAACACAAATGGAAGCCGCTAAGCAAGGCGGTATAATTATTCAGCGTCTTAAAGTGCGAAAAGGTGGAATCGCAATTGCTGGACCTGGCGGTGTAGCAACAGCAGGTAGTGGTGGAACTGCTATTGTTGGTCCTGGCGGTTATGCACTTACACACCCACGTAGTTTGACCATAGCTGGACCAGGTGCAAAGATAATTGCAATTCCTTCTAATGTTGATTTGAAAGATGCACTTCAGAGAACAAATCCGAGCGATCAGAGTATTCCGCGTGAAG CTGAATCAAGAACTTCTATGACAAACTTAAGTGACAACGAGATCGCAATCCCCCAAAATAATGGAAAgaagcaaaataaaagaaaaatgttaaaagaAAGGTCTAAAACGACACCATTTATAAAATTACCATCAAGACGTACAGTTGATGCTCCTAGCATACAGAGTGGAGATTTCAAAAGCGATACACATCTACTAAAAGCGATGCAACAGATAAATCCAGAATTTGTGATTGAGGATATTCTTCCAGGCTCAGGTCAACACATACTAG GGACTCTTCGCTTAAAAAGCAAACCTCACGAACAAGAAAGATAG
- the LOC137253648 gene encoding uncharacterized protein isoform X1 → MQMLRKPSMNNPTHSSNNFNSRPGALSIQNVVSTIARPNDPKNTTAANAIKTAFQNIFKFPFRQDNKPDGSSNVSGQMPQTVPYITTQTYRPVQPFYEVIGDQPPQKVSDYQWEDETSNSASEADETDNSTVHMEKQIFGHRHTAEQQTQMEAAKQGGIIIQRLKVRKGGIAIAGPGGVATAGSGGTAIVGPGGYALTHPRSLTIAGPGAKIIAIPSNVDLKDALQRTNPSDQSIPREAESRTSMTNLSDNEIAIPQNNGKKQNKRKMLKERSKTTPFIKLPSRRTVDAPSIQSGDFKSDTHLLKAMQQINPEFVIEDILPGSGQHILGLVSKLSNPMTHLADSAINLRDSSLKKQTSRTRKIAKHSSSELELPHNELKVEAIGHTATSGTIPQIPFSTYFLPYFAEGQRDKTKTAALILEPHSKAVVGNGGTAVSIPISKAFLKRGVPTNIYFNPESVAVAGVGGKAHAQADLELYLVD, encoded by the exons ATGCAGATGTTAC GCAAACCTTCAATGAATAATCCAACACATAGTTCGAATAACTTCAATTCCCGTCCAGGAGCTTTGAGCATTCAAAATGTTGTGTCTACCATCGCACGACCGAACGACCCAAAAAATACCACTGCCGCCAATGCCATAAAAACAGCTTTtcaaaatatattcaaatttccTTTCCGTCAAGACAACAAGCCAGATGGTTCATCCAACGTTTCTGGTCAAATGCCTCAAACGGTTCCCTATATTACAACACAAACATATCGGCCGGTGCAACCTTTTTACGAAGTTATCGGTGATCAACCTCCACAGAAAGTGAGTGATTATCAATGGGAGGATGAGACAAGTAACAGCGCTTCCGAGGCTGATGAAACGGATAACTCCACTGTGCACATGGAGAAACAAATATTCGGACACCGCCATACTGCGGAACAACAAACACAAATGGAAGCCGCTAAGCAAGGCGGTATAATTATTCAGCGTCTTAAAGTGCGAAAAGGTGGAATCGCAATTGCTGGACCTGGCGGTGTAGCAACAGCAGGTAGTGGTGGAACTGCTATTGTTGGTCCTGGCGGTTATGCACTTACACACCCACGTAGTTTGACCATAGCTGGACCAGGTGCAAAGATAATTGCAATTCCTTCTAATGTTGATTTGAAAGATGCACTTCAGAGAACAAATCCGAGCGATCAGAGTATTCCGCGTGAAG CTGAATCAAGAACTTCTATGACAAACTTAAGTGACAACGAGATCGCAATCCCCCAAAATAATGGAAAgaagcaaaataaaagaaaaatgttaaaagaAAGGTCTAAAACGACACCATTTATAAAATTACCATCAAGACGTACAGTTGATGCTCCTAGCATACAGAGTGGAGATTTCAAAAGCGATACACATCTACTAAAAGCGATGCAACAGATAAATCCAGAATTTGTGATTGAGGATATTCTTCCAGGCTCAGGTCAACACATACTAGGTTTAGTATCGAAACTTTCTAACCCAATGACGCATTTAGCTGATTCTGCAATAAATTTAAGGGACTCTTCGCTTAAAAAGCAAACCTCACGAACAAGAAAGATAGCTAAACATTCCTCTTCAGAACTTGAATTACCACACAACGAGCTGAAAGTGGAAGCGATTGGCCACACGGCTACATCAGGCACAATACCCCAAATACCATTTAGTACCTACTTTCTTCCGTACTTCGCAGAAGGCCAACGGGACAAAACTAAAACTGCTGCCCTTATACTGGAGCCTCATTCAAAAGCAGTAGTGGGAAACGGTGGAACAGCTGTATCTATTCCGATATCGAAAGCATTTTTGAAGCGTGGGGTACCTACTAACATTTATTTCAATCCAGAGTCAGTAGCTGTCGCTGGTGTGGGAGGCAAGGCGCATGCCCAGGCTGATCTGGAACTCTATTTGGTAGACTAA